Genomic DNA from Natrinema saccharevitans:
GTTCGAAGTCGAACTCGAATGGCAGATGGAAGACGGCGAACCGGTATCAGCAGACGAATGATACGGTCGCCGGCCTTTATTTCAGCCAATATTGTGGGAATCTTACCCGTTCAATACTCGGACGGTGGAGTGGCCTCCGAACCTAACAAGAACCGAATTAAGATGTAGCGGTTCCTGTCTGCTGCACCACCGACTGGGTAAGGAGTCTGTACGATGGCTTACACGCCCTCGAGTGATGCCCGATCTGGGAGTGAATCGCCGCCAGTTTTGCAGGTTCGGCGGTAGAAATGTTGGTCGATAATCACGTCGCCGGACCGTCGGAAAGAGTGTGTGGATGGTGAAGCATCTACAGCGTACAGACCGCCCGGGTCGACACGCACGGTGGATTAATAGCTCTCTCACCCGAATACACGGCCGTGACAGTATCCGGCGCCGGCTTTCACTCGTTGACCACCGAAGTCCACGACCATTACCCGACGGTCGAGGGCACCATCCCCAACTGGCTCTCTGGAACGCTGGTTCGCAACGGGCCCGCCTGTTTCGAGGCAGGCGATCGCCGCGTCAACCACTGGTTTGACGGGCTGGCAATGCTCCGGCGCTATGCGTTTACCGACGGCCGGCTCCGCTACTCGAACCGATTTCTCCGTACCGATGCCTACGAGGAGGCGATGGACGGGCGGCTGATCGGCCAGTTTGGCACCGACACGCGTGGCTGGCGTCGTCTCCTCGAGACGGTAACTTCTCTGGGAGTCCCCGAACCGACAGACAACGCGAACGTCCACGTCGCCCGCATCGACGGCGAGTACGTCGCGCTCACGGAGGCCCCGCGCCGGGTCGCCTTTGATCCCGAGACGCTCGAGACACGTGGGCACTTTCGATTCCACGACGACCTACCCGAGCACATCACGGCTGCGCATCTCGTCGACGACCCTCATCGGGACGAACTGGTCGGCTTCGCCACGCAGTTCGGTCGGACGCCACAGTATCATCTCTATCGTCTCCCACAGAAGAGTCGGACGCGAGAGGTTATCGCCTCCATCGACGCGAACGGGCCGGCGTACATCCACGACTGCAGCGTCACCACTGACCACGTCATCATCGTGGAGTCGCCGCTCGTCCTCTCGGTACTCCGGGCACTGAATCCGTTAACCGAGGGTGCGATCGACATGCTCGACTGGCAACCGGAACGCGACACGCGCGTACTCGTCGTCGACCGCGATACCGGTGACCTCGTGGCCGACCCAACGCTCGATCCGGCCTTCACCTTCCATCACGTCAACGCCTACGTCGACGGCGGAACGATTGTCCTCGACCTCGTGGAGTTCCCGGACGCCGACATCGTCGACACGATGGCGCTGTCCGAACTCGACGGTGACGGTTTTCCTGCCGTGCCCGACGCTCACCTAATGCGGTACCGTATCGATCCCGATGCGAACACGGTCAGTCGAACGCGACGCTACGATGGCGCGATGGAGATGCCACGCGTCGCTCGTTCGGTCGTCGGTCGACATCACCGCTACGCGTACGGCCAAGCGACCGATCGCACAGGGGCGAACGGACTGGTCAAAGTGGACTGTGAGACGGGCACCGCCAGGGAGTGGTGGGAGCGGTCGGTCTACGTCGAAGAACCAGTTCCCGTCCAGCATCCCGATGCCGACGCCGAGGATGCGGGAGTCGTACTCGCGACGGCGCTAGACACCCAACGTGAGCGGACGATGCTTATGATTTTTGATGCAGCGACGCTCGCTGTCCAGGCGCGGGCAGTTCTCCCACACCCGGAACCCTTCGGCTTCCACGGCCGGTTCTTCCAGGGCGTGTAGCTAAAACGACGATCGGTCTCTGAGGATGGGCACCTGTTGGGTCTTGTGCCCAGCAAACATCTCCTGCCGATAGGTTACTCATTCAAATCTCCCATATCGTCTTCCAACTCTGCGAGTTCTGCATCGAGTTTCTCGTCAGTGCGACCCTCACCGATTTGTTTCTCTGGTTCTTCGGGGGTAGCGTCCGCATCGCGGTGGTGACCGAACATCCGATCGACTTGGTTGAGACTAGAGATGTACCGTCGGATGTCTTCCCGTTCGCTCAGCGCATAGTAGTACCCATCGTCCGTTTTCCCGATGTAGCCGTCGTCGTAGAGTCGTTTGAGTGTGGTTGTCGCGGTTCCGCGGGGAATGTTGAGGGTTTCCTTGAGGTCCTGCGGGGAGTATCCCCACTTGGGATTTTGGTACAGGTACGCTACGATGTCTGACTTTGTGGTTCCTGGCCGAAGGTTGAGATCGGGGTCGTGGTCTTCGAGGAGCACTGGCATGTAGTACCCAAATGTAGTCGATTGTGTCATGAGTGTGTTTCGGTCAGCTCGCACGTGCAACGATCAGTAGTTTCACGAGATCAGACATCTGAAGAAGAGGGTTGCAACAGAGCCGAATCACTGGACATACTGCCCAGTCAGGGAGTAGTCTGTCAAGATGGGTCTACGGACGGCGACGCTATCCGATCACGCCGCTGCCCGCCGCCATCGGCCGGATCGACGTCGTCCTTCCGTCGGGACCTACACCGTCTCCTCAGTTGCAGAGAGATCGTCGCGAATCGTAGCCATCACATCATCCCCTCAGACCCAGTGTCGGCAGCAGTTCCCCCACTTCGTCCGGTTCGCCGAGCGTCAGTTCCGCATCGGCCACCTCCGACGAGTTCCCCTGCTCGAACTGCTCGAGCGGGACAGTCGTACGCCTGCGCGCGGTATTTTTTGTTCCACGTCGCCCGTCGAGAGATTCCGAACACGTCCATCACCGCTTTCCGGTCACAGCCACGCACCAGAGCTCGGCGCACGCGCTCATCATAGGCCCGTTGCAACAGCGTCCGCGGATCGTCCGGAATACGACCACGCACCGAGTTCGTGATCTGCTCGACCAGTCTCCACTCACCGGTGACGGCATCCTGATCGACCAGTGGGTGGTCACGTGACGCTACCTCGTAATCGAACCCCATCAAACGATAGACGTGTTCTCGAACCGCTGACGGCGACAACAAAATCGCCATTCGGTCCTGTACCGTCCGCATCGAACACGGCCCCACGTCGTGCAACACCTTCAAAATCAAGTAATCGACCGGCTGCAACACACGCTCATCAGCCGCACTGAACTCGATCGGGACGATATCACTCGTCGGTTTCTTGTGAATCTCTCCTTCGAGACGGAGACGGCGGGACGCACGCTCACCTTGAACGCCGCGCGTGCGGAGTGGACGATCGTCGAGAAACGGGTCGCGGGCGAGTACCGGCCGACGTGGGACGACCTCCGCGACGCCTAACTCAGTCAGCCGTCATCTCCATCAGGTCGGTCAGGTCCATGTCGGGATCGGCATGCAACATCTCCATGACCTCGAAGATGCTGAGGTCCGGGGTGTCGCCCGCCTGCCCGAGGTCATCGAGCGAGTTCGCGAGCATGTACCCCTCGTATCCCTTCTCCTTGACCTCGCGGATGATGTCGTGGTACATGTCGACACCGCCGGGGTACGGCGTGAAAACCGTCGGTTTGTCCGGAATGTTCTCGTTCATGTACCACGAGTCGACGGTGGTGTACAGCGTCTGCTCGGCGAGGTCCATGTTGTGCTCGGTCCAGTCCTCCTCGGCGGCCCGCGTCGGCTCGATATACCGCGTCCCCTCCTCACGCAGGTCGGCGATGGTGCCGGAGATCCACTCGACGTGGTGTTCAATGGGGACTGGCATGTTGCTGAGTACCGACGGGCTCTGCGGGCCGGTGACCGTGAACATGTTGGGGAACCCGTGGACGCCCAGGCCGAGGTAGGTGTTCGGCCCGTCGGCCCACTTCTCATCGAGTGTCACACCGTTGCGGCCCTCGATGTCCATCTGCAGCAGCGTGCCGGTCATCGCGTCGAATCCCGTGGCGAAGATGACCATGTCGAACTCGTGGACCTGGCCGTCACCGGTCTGGATGCCCTTGGGCGTGAACCGCTCGATGGGGGTCTCTGTGACGTCGACGAGGCTCACGTAGTCCTCGTTGAAGGTGGCGTAGTAGTCGGTGTGCAGCGGCGGGCGCTTGGTCCCGTAGTAGTGGTCGGTTGGGACGAGCTTCTCGGCGGTCTCGGGGTCGTCGACGGCTTCGCGGATCTTCTCGCGGAGGTATTGGGAAATCTTCTCGTTGGTGTCGCGGTTGATGAGCAGGTCCTCGAAGGCGGCGAGAAACCGCCAGCCCCCCTCCTTCCAGCGGGGCTCGAGGATCTCCTCGACCTCCTCCATGGTGAGGTCCTCGGCCGTCTGTCGGATGGAATCGAACGGGAAGCCCGCCCTGTCGTCGTGGGCGTCGGCCATGATCTCCTCGTAGTTGCGCTGGATTTCCGCCCACGTCTCGTCGTCGAGCGGGCTGTTCCGCGCCGGGACGGCGTAGTTCGGCGTCCGCTGGAATACCGTCAGGTGTTCGATGTCCTCCTTGCCGACCTCCGGGATGACCTGGATGCCGCTTGCCCCGGTGCCGATGACCGCGACCCGCTTGTCGTCGAAGTCAACGCCGTCGTGGGGCCACTTCCCGGTGTGGTAGGTCTCGCCCTCGTAGGCGTCGATGTCATCGAAGTCCGGGACGTACGGCGTCGAGAGACAGCCGACGGCGGTGATGAAGAACTGCGAGCTGACGGTCTCACCGTCGTCGGTCTCAATCACCCATGTGCCTGTCTCCTCCTCGAAGGTCGCCGACGTGACCTCGGTTTCGAACTCGATGTCCTTCCGCAGGTCGAGGTTGTCGGCGACGAACCGGAGGTACTCCAAGACCTCCGGCTGCTCGGGGTAACGCTCCGACCACTGCCACTCCTCCATGATCCCCTCATTGAAGGAGTAACAGTAGATGTGGCTCTCGCTGTCGCAGCGGGCGCCGGGGTATCGGTTCCAATACCACGTCCCACCGACATCG
This window encodes:
- a CDS encoding carotenoid oxygenase family protein encodes the protein MTVSGAGFHSLTTEVHDHYPTVEGTIPNWLSGTLVRNGPACFEAGDRRVNHWFDGLAMLRRYAFTDGRLRYSNRFLRTDAYEEAMDGRLIGQFGTDTRGWRRLLETVTSLGVPEPTDNANVHVARIDGEYVALTEAPRRVAFDPETLETRGHFRFHDDLPEHITAAHLVDDPHRDELVGFATQFGRTPQYHLYRLPQKSRTREVIASIDANGPAYIHDCSVTTDHVIIVESPLVLSVLRALNPLTEGAIDMLDWQPERDTRVLVVDRDTGDLVADPTLDPAFTFHHVNAYVDGGTIVLDLVEFPDADIVDTMALSELDGDGFPAVPDAHLMRYRIDPDANTVSRTRRYDGAMEMPRVARSVVGRHHRYAYGQATDRTGANGLVKVDCETGTAREWWERSVYVEEPVPVQHPDADAEDAGVVLATALDTQRERTMLMIFDAATLAVQARAVLPHPEPFGFHGRFFQGV
- a CDS encoding winged helix-turn-helix domain-containing protein encodes the protein MPVLLEDHDPDLNLRPGTTKSDIVAYLYQNPKWGYSPQDLKETLNIPRGTATTTLKRLYDDGYIGKTDDGYYYALSEREDIRRYISSLNQVDRMFGHHRDADATPEEPEKQIGEGRTDEKLDAELAELEDDMGDLNE
- a CDS encoding flavin-containing monooxygenase — translated: MTVSNTNSQTATEGTDYDAVVVGAGFSGLYQLHRLRDELGLSVKVIEKADDVGGTWYWNRYPGARCDSESHIYCYSFNEGIMEEWQWSERYPEQPEVLEYLRFVADNLDLRKDIEFETEVTSATFEEETGTWVIETDDGETVSSQFFITAVGCLSTPYVPDFDDIDAYEGETYHTGKWPHDGVDFDDKRVAVIGTGASGIQVIPEVGKEDIEHLTVFQRTPNYAVPARNSPLDDETWAEIQRNYEEIMADAHDDRAGFPFDSIRQTAEDLTMEEVEEILEPRWKEGGWRFLAAFEDLLINRDTNEKISQYLREKIREAVDDPETAEKLVPTDHYYGTKRPPLHTDYYATFNEDYVSLVDVTETPIERFTPKGIQTGDGQVHEFDMVIFATGFDAMTGTLLQMDIEGRNGVTLDEKWADGPNTYLGLGVHGFPNMFTVTGPQSPSVLSNMPVPIEHHVEWISGTIADLREEGTRYIEPTRAAEEDWTEHNMDLAEQTLYTTVDSWYMNENIPDKPTVFTPYPGGVDMYHDIIREVKEKGYEGYMLANSLDDLGQAGDTPDLSIFEVMEMLHADPDMDLTDLMEMTAD